A single window of Gimesia chilikensis DNA harbors:
- a CDS encoding DUF1552 domain-containing protein, whose protein sequence is MRHVLLNRRMLLKGLGSAAIGLPLLEEMIPSSLAAAAQPQVPVRAFNVFFGLGIPAPLQAEGFDDVLEPLKPLQDKLLIMRNVDQVRCDEKGINAHYDGASGAFTAEPPDGEAKAGGPSIDQVIRQTHYPKGMPSGMVPTLIGGTFFRRSRVGRYVHSYNLDGTVAATIQEKPRDLFERVFGTVSAGGSGNDAAQRRLRRSVLDTVVEDYRFYTGQNSPLGSASKARVADHLDRIREYERRAFAMQHKNRNAPEPPPRSKIPHGGPADPGGQGIDITVEELTSEWRLLADIYALAIQMDRVRFGSLTFLAAGERIRLTGDYEYNGEKRWTFDDPSQLRASGDKGCSHEWWHKFNEKKKNEALRAHAHLKMREVSYFLQALNSADAREANGRTILENSLITISTESGDGRHNDVKRELSGVFHCITGANGRFKTGQILDVGQEGLDVYNTLLDAFGAKVKLGPAKRDATAVDAIRA, encoded by the coding sequence ATGAGGCATGTGCTGCTCAATCGTCGGATGTTGCTGAAGGGACTGGGGTCAGCTGCGATCGGCTTACCGCTGCTGGAGGAGATGATTCCGTCCAGCCTGGCCGCCGCGGCGCAGCCACAGGTTCCGGTGCGGGCGTTTAACGTCTTTTTTGGTCTGGGGATTCCCGCTCCACTGCAGGCCGAAGGCTTCGATGATGTGCTGGAACCGCTTAAACCGCTGCAGGACAAGCTGCTGATCATGCGGAATGTGGATCAGGTGCGCTGCGATGAAAAAGGGATCAACGCCCATTACGACGGTGCTTCCGGCGCCTTTACGGCTGAACCGCCCGATGGGGAAGCCAAAGCGGGGGGGCCGTCGATTGACCAGGTGATTCGTCAGACGCATTATCCGAAAGGGATGCCGAGCGGGATGGTGCCGACGCTGATTGGGGGGACGTTCTTCCGCCGCAGTCGCGTGGGCCGTTATGTGCACAGTTACAATCTGGACGGCACGGTGGCCGCGACGATTCAGGAAAAGCCCCGCGACCTGTTTGAGCGGGTGTTCGGGACGGTTTCTGCCGGAGGTTCGGGAAACGATGCAGCGCAGCGACGGCTGCGCCGGAGCGTACTGGATACGGTCGTGGAGGATTACCGGTTCTATACGGGACAGAATTCACCCCTCGGGTCGGCTTCGAAAGCGCGGGTGGCCGACCACCTGGATCGGATTCGCGAATACGAGCGGCGGGCGTTTGCGATGCAGCACAAGAACCGGAACGCACCGGAGCCGCCGCCCCGTTCGAAGATTCCGCATGGCGGTCCGGCTGATCCGGGCGGGCAGGGGATTGACATCACGGTGGAGGAGCTTACCAGCGAATGGCGACTGCTGGCGGACATTTATGCCCTGGCGATTCAGATGGATCGGGTCCGCTTCGGTTCGCTGACGTTCCTGGCGGCGGGCGAGCGGATTCGTCTCACCGGCGATTACGAGTATAACGGTGAGAAACGCTGGACGTTCGATGATCCGAGTCAGTTGAGGGCCAGTGGCGACAAAGGTTGCAGCCACGAATGGTGGCATAAGTTCAACGAAAAGAAAAAGAACGAGGCACTGCGGGCACACGCGCATTTGAAGATGCGGGAAGTTTCCTATTTCCTGCAGGCGCTCAACAGTGCCGACGCCCGGGAGGCGAACGGCCGCACGATTCTGGAGAACTCGCTGATCACGATCTCGACCGAATCCGGCGACGGGCGGCACAACGATGTGAAACGTGAACTCTCGGGTGTGTTCCATTGTATTACCGGTGCCAATGGCCGGTTCAAGACCGGGCAGATCCTGGACGTGGGCCAGGAGGGACTGGACGTGTATAACACGCTGCTGGACGCCTTCGGTGCGAAGGTGAAACTGGGACCGGCGAAACGTGACGCGACGGCTGTGGATGCGATCCGTGCTTGA